In Candidatus Thermoplasmatota archaeon, the following are encoded in one genomic region:
- a CDS encoding FAD-dependent oxidoreductase, whose product MDQNTNIVIIGCGAGGGTAAQFARKTDRKAHITVIEQGAYPQYSKCGLPYVISGEIPSFNHLIEFSEEWFQKERIELLLKTQVQKIDVHTRTVETKNCGKKNNIYYDKLIIATGAQPTIPPIQGIYRDNRLVKNVFVLRTIDHGKQILQALYNARKAIIVGAGLIGLELADTLVKKGLQVTVVEALPTILATNLDEDLSNLVLQHITQKITVYTNHMVTTVKQENDVSIEVVLKNRITNEEQKLNTDILIIATGCRPETSLAQQIGCKIGKTGGIIVNERSETNVSDVYAVGDCTEYRDFVTREPICIGLGSIVVRQAIAAGINAAGGTYQLPKGVLLTRTSTFFDIEIAGVGPIHDALKNKTVISGKFTGSSRPEYFPGGKPITLKILVDDRTGVIVSSQAVGENAAQRINVFASAILRETTVEEFRKLETAYAPPIAPTLDVITLVCDVVSLKRNRKKLTA is encoded by the coding sequence GTGGACCAGAATACCAACATTGTCATTATTGGATGCGGAGCTGGTGGGGGTACTGCTGCCCAATTTGCTCGAAAAACTGATCGAAAAGCCCATATAACTGTTATTGAGCAAGGAGCATATCCACAATACTCGAAATGCGGCTTACCGTATGTAATCTCTGGAGAGATACCATCTTTTAATCACCTCATTGAATTTTCTGAAGAATGGTTTCAAAAAGAACGTATTGAACTTTTATTAAAAACACAAGTTCAAAAGATTGACGTACATACGAGAACAGTTGAAACAAAGAACTGTGGAAAAAAAAATAATATTTATTATGACAAGTTGATTATTGCTACAGGAGCTCAGCCAACGATACCTCCAATTCAAGGTATCTATCGCGACAATCGACTGGTAAAAAATGTTTTTGTCTTACGTACGATAGATCATGGAAAACAGATACTTCAAGCACTCTATAACGCACGCAAAGCAATTATTGTTGGCGCTGGTTTAATTGGTCTAGAACTAGCTGATACCCTGGTTAAAAAAGGTTTACAAGTCACTGTCGTTGAAGCACTACCTACTATCTTAGCAACAAATCTTGATGAAGACCTTTCAAATCTCGTACTTCAACATATTACACAAAAAATTACTGTGTATACAAATCATATGGTAACTACAGTGAAACAAGAAAACGACGTATCAATTGAGGTCGTGTTAAAAAATCGTATCACAAACGAAGAACAAAAACTCAATACCGATATACTCATTATTGCGACCGGTTGTAGACCAGAAACAAGTTTAGCCCAACAGATAGGCTGTAAAATCGGAAAAACAGGTGGTATTATCGTTAATGAACGGTCAGAAACAAACGTATCTGATGTCTATGCCGTTGGTGACTGTACTGAATATCGTGATTTTGTAACTCGTGAACCTATCTGCATTGGTCTAGGAAGCATTGTTGTTCGACAAGCTATCGCTGCAGGTATCAACGCTGCAGGGGGAACCTATCAATTACCTAAAGGAGTTCTTTTAACAAGAACATCAACCTTTTTTGACATTGAAATCGCTGGCGTAGGTCCTATACATGACGCATTAAAAAATAAAACGGTAATTTCTGGAAAATTTACTGGTTCATCTCGTCCAGAATATTTCCCAGGAGGTAAACCAATTACCCTGAAAATTCTTGTTGATGATAGAACCGGTGTCATCGTCAGTTCTCAAGCAGTGGGAGAAAATGCAGCACAACGAATCAACGTTTTTGCCTCAGCAATTTTACGAGAAACGACAGTCGAAGAGTTCAGGAAACTTGAAACCGCGTATGCACCTCCGATTGCACCAACTCTTGATGTCATCACGTTGGTCTGTGATGTTGTTTCCCTGAAGAGAAATCGTAAAAAGTTGACCGCATGA
- a CDS encoding radical SAM protein: MTPIEGSCKSALSQSHLPGLQYALNPYRGCAHNCTYCYAPFVLKINRQQWHQEIYVKRNIPQILTQELKKKKPGVVGLSTVTDPYQPVEKKYQLTRQCLELLFDYDFPVCIQTKSPLVLRDITLLSRFSNVEIMISIGTEKDHERILLEPGSPSISDRLSTVRTCAEAGIKTSVFFGPIYPTISTERVESIIDLFIEHGASHIMIDSLHLRPELWETIKHSLEENEALLTVFSKYVLDIKNQYNAVKKQIQTYATKKKFEIVDAF, encoded by the coding sequence ATGACTCCTATTGAGGGTTCTTGTAAATCTGCACTTTCCCAGTCGCATCTTCCAGGACTTCAATATGCCCTAAATCCATACCGTGGTTGCGCCCATAACTGTACGTACTGTTATGCACCTTTTGTGTTAAAAATTAACCGGCAACAGTGGCACCAAGAGATTTATGTAAAAAGAAATATCCCTCAGATACTTACCCAAGAATTAAAAAAGAAAAAACCCGGCGTCGTCGGCCTGTCTACGGTTACCGATCCATACCAACCAGTTGAAAAAAAATATCAACTAACACGGCAATGTCTAGAACTTCTTTTTGACTATGATTTTCCTGTATGCATCCAAACTAAATCTCCATTGGTGCTTCGTGATATCACCTTGCTGAGTCGCTTTTCAAATGTTGAAATTATGATCAGTATTGGAACGGAAAAAGATCATGAACGAATACTTTTAGAACCAGGAAGCCCATCAATATCAGATCGACTATCAACCGTTAGAACGTGCGCTGAAGCAGGAATAAAAACAAGTGTGTTCTTTGGTCCCATCTACCCAACAATATCTACTGAGAGAGTCGAAAGCATTATCGATCTGTTCATAGAGCACGGCGCATCTCACATTATGATCGATTCATTACATCTTAGACCAGAGCTCTGGGAAACTATAAAACATTCTCTTGAGGAAAATGAAGCGTTATTAACCGTGTTTTCAAAGTACGTTCTTGACATTAAAAATCAATATAACGCGGTAAAAAAACAAATTCAGACGTATGCAACAAAGAAAAAGTTTGAGATCGTCGATGCTTTTTGA
- a CDS encoding 30S ribosomal protein S3ae: MTKARARTAAKKIKDKWRSKNWYQILAPTLFNTVPVAETLADNPENLVGRVTEISMQDLTNDFRKSHIKLFFKIEKLEGNNAYSTFDGSMLTSDYIRRMIRRRKSRIDGVYDVETRDGAHLVVKPFAITEKRIQHSQKRLIRHVMKETIAREGKAKTFNEFIRDALDGKLGGEIYKYCKVYYPVKRIEIYKTEVKRLPTVIIEETPPIEQKGETQQEKTPEVKQEESMIEKPPEEIVETKEPTPETVTEIPNTQSVHVETAEEPPKENSKKTAKAKKEKKKKSKESE, encoded by the coding sequence ATGACGAAAGCACGAGCACGAACAGCAGCAAAGAAAATAAAAGATAAATGGCGTTCGAAAAATTGGTATCAGATCCTTGCACCAACGCTCTTTAATACAGTACCTGTAGCTGAAACACTAGCAGACAACCCTGAAAATCTTGTAGGGAGAGTTACAGAAATATCAATGCAAGATTTAACCAATGATTTTCGTAAATCACATATTAAACTATTTTTTAAAATTGAGAAATTAGAAGGAAACAATGCTTATAGCACCTTTGATGGTTCAATGCTCACTTCGGATTATATCCGAAGAATGATTAGGCGCAGGAAATCAAGAATTGATGGGGTATATGATGTAGAAACACGTGATGGTGCTCATCTCGTAGTAAAACCATTTGCCATTACTGAAAAAAGGATTCAACATTCCCAGAAAAGATTAATCCGCCATGTTATGAAAGAAACTATTGCTCGAGAAGGAAAAGCAAAAACGTTTAATGAATTTATCAGGGATGCTCTCGACGGGAAATTGGGAGGAGAAATCTACAAATATTGTAAAGTATACTATCCAGTAAAGCGGATTGAAATCTACAAAACCGAGGTAAAACGACTACCAACTGTTATTATTGAAGAAACGCCGCCCATTGAACAGAAGGGAGAAACACAACAAGAAAAAACACCAGAAGTTAAACAAGAAGAATCAATGATCGAAAAACCTCCTGAAGAAATTGTTGAAACTAAAGAACCAACACCAGAAACAGTGACAGAGATCCCCAATACTCAATCAGTACATGTTGAAACCGCAGAGGAGCCACCGAAGGAAAATTCGAAAAAGACCGCCAAAGCCAAAAAAGAAAAGAAGAAAAAGTCAAAAGAATCAGAATAG
- a CDS encoding Nre family DNA repair protein: MNERKKRQTILIPHRKKSPEGLCGLCRGTKLLCGKTRCPVLVRYHSKIKVKPLIDSIHLGGASPPSVFIGRIGYPKVSIGPMIPPVMGNTTEIDTPELWLGKTLEDIVDFRSQLVRGKYTVDVFDVENRSHQVEYTRELALAKNPVFAEALFEKKPYGKTTFYDEVQPHGPSAPLKKLSITNPKYEPHLEKVYYDTDLNAREAIIHVYKNGVRISQIQRALSVGAFGIKKHRRFVPTRWSITAVDSTLGLELLKTTKTYPLINEYRVYHAHHFDNRWVIILTPTEWQYELIEAWYPNTTWNPFGRDISIYNSYEFFEGRKTYAEIGGCYYAARLAVNEALQRERRQAGAIILREAHPGYIMPIGVWNVRESVRNTLQQKYHKYDTLQEALLYASKILAIPLSRWIKNSGVLKQQLFQKRIEDFL, encoded by the coding sequence GTGAACGAAAGGAAAAAAAGACAAACAATACTTATTCCACATAGGAAAAAATCACCGGAGGGGCTCTGTGGTCTTTGCCGTGGAACAAAATTACTCTGCGGAAAAACACGCTGCCCGGTATTAGTCAGATACCATTCAAAAATAAAAGTAAAACCATTGATCGATTCCATCCACTTAGGCGGGGCATCTCCCCCAAGTGTTTTCATAGGACGAATCGGTTATCCCAAGGTATCTATAGGTCCAATGATTCCACCTGTTATGGGTAATACTACAGAAATTGATACTCCCGAATTATGGCTTGGAAAAACTCTTGAGGATATCGTTGATTTTCGATCTCAACTCGTTCGAGGAAAATACACGGTTGATGTCTTCGATGTTGAAAACCGCAGTCATCAAGTAGAATATACTCGAGAACTTGCACTTGCAAAAAACCCTGTGTTTGCCGAAGCGTTGTTTGAAAAAAAACCATATGGAAAAACTACTTTTTATGATGAAGTACAACCCCATGGACCATCAGCACCCCTCAAAAAATTGAGCATCACCAATCCGAAATACGAACCACATCTTGAAAAAGTGTACTATGATACTGATCTAAACGCACGAGAAGCAATCATACACGTGTATAAGAACGGCGTACGGATTTCTCAGATACAACGTGCACTCAGTGTTGGCGCTTTTGGTATTAAAAAACATCGACGGTTTGTACCAACACGTTGGAGTATAACTGCTGTTGATTCTACACTCGGCTTAGAGCTCCTAAAAACAACGAAAACATATCCGTTGATCAATGAATATCGAGTATATCATGCACATCATTTTGATAACCGCTGGGTGATTATCCTCACACCAACTGAATGGCAATATGAACTTATCGAGGCTTGGTACCCAAACACTACATGGAATCCTTTTGGCAGAGACATCTCGATATATAACAGCTATGAATTTTTTGAAGGGCGCAAAACATATGCTGAAATCGGTGGTTGTTATTATGCAGCTCGTCTCGCAGTCAACGAAGCACTGCAAAGAGAACGTCGACAAGCAGGTGCTATTATCCTTCGTGAAGCACACCCAGGATATATTATGCCGATTGGTGTGTGGAATGTCAGAGAAAGTGTGCGAAATACACTCCAACAAAAATATCACAAATACGATACATTACAAGAGGCACTTCTCTATGCTTCAAAGATTTTAGCAATACCACTCTCACGATGGATAAAAAACAGTGGTGTGCTGAAACAACAACTGTTTCAAAAGCGTATCGAGGATTTTCTATGA
- a CDS encoding exonuclease SbcCD subunit D, translated as MKIIHLADTHLGYSAYRKLTAEGINQREVDIYTSFERTIDKIIDSKPDLVLHAGDLFDAVRPTNRAITIALHQMIRLSEKQIPVVLIAGNHETPKLQETGHIFKIFDHVKNIYPIYNNKYELHTFTIDQKKVSIHAIPQCQSEEEFNAELQKVAPDTTAKINIFIAHAAVPDLKTFQMNEFNELSLPLKKIYKNFDYVALGHYHTHTEIFPNVFYAGSTERLSFNEAQDKKGYIELHIEEKIRPLFIEIPVRTMIDFEPINCTNLNLETLTKKIHEKIRTIDPKEKIIRIRLINIPNHVYRGLDIPSIRELCKGCIHIEIKSEFKKQDIPGVSENIKLESLANEFQKYMKTLNIPEKEKIKKIGLEYITKIESIEREK; from the coding sequence ATGAAAATTATCCATCTTGCTGATACCCATCTAGGATATTCTGCATATCGAAAACTCACCGCGGAAGGAATTAACCAGCGAGAAGTTGACATTTATACTTCATTTGAACGGACAATTGATAAGATCATTGATTCAAAACCTGATTTGGTACTCCACGCAGGAGATCTTTTCGACGCGGTACGACCTACCAATCGAGCGATAACGATAGCGTTACACCAGATGATTCGATTATCGGAGAAACAAATTCCTGTCGTACTAATCGCAGGAAATCATGAAACACCAAAATTACAAGAGACAGGACATATTTTTAAAATATTTGACCATGTAAAGAATATTTATCCGATATACAACAATAAATATGAACTGCACACATTTACTATTGACCAGAAAAAAGTATCAATTCATGCTATCCCACAATGTCAATCTGAAGAAGAATTCAACGCAGAATTACAAAAAGTTGCTCCTGACACAACCGCAAAAATAAACATTTTTATTGCACATGCTGCAGTACCAGATTTGAAAACATTCCAAATGAATGAGTTCAATGAACTTAGTCTGCCACTAAAAAAGATATATAAAAATTTTGATTATGTCGCTCTTGGGCATTACCATACACACACAGAGATTTTTCCGAATGTCTTCTATGCAGGATCAACAGAAAGACTATCATTTAATGAAGCTCAAGATAAAAAAGGATATATCGAGCTTCATATCGAGGAAAAGATACGCCCCTTATTTATTGAGATACCTGTTCGTACCATGATCGATTTTGAACCGATCAATTGTACCAATCTTAATCTTGAAACACTTACAAAAAAAATCCATGAAAAAATTCGTACCATCGATCCAAAAGAAAAAATAATACGAATACGTTTGATAAATATTCCAAATCACGTTTACCGAGGTCTAGATATTCCGTCTATTCGGGAACTTTGTAAAGGCTGTATTCATATCGAAATTAAATCTGAATTCAAAAAACAAGATATACCAGGAGTATCTGAAAATATAAAACTCGAATCATTAGCTAATGAATTTCAAAAATATATGAAAACACTAAATATTCCTGAAAAAGAAAAAATCAAAAAGATTGGTCTTGAATATATCACTAAAATTGAGTCAATTGAAAGGGAAAAATGA